The stretch of DNA TCGGACGGAAGGCGGAGACCAGAGGGTAGGTGCGCCGGGAGGCCAGCGAGGACACCGTGGCGGGCTCGACGTCGTCGGCGGCCAGGACGACGGCGTGCCCTTCGACGTCGATACCGCGGCGCCCTGCCCGACCGGTGAGCTGGGTGTACTCCCCCGGGCTGAGGGTGACGTGGGCCGACCCGTTCCACTTGCGCAGCGACTCCAGGACCACCGTGCGCGCGGGCATGTTGATGCCCAGCGCCAGGGTCTCGGTGGCGTAGACGACCTTGACCAGGCCCGCGCTGAAGAGCTCCTCGACCGTCTCCTTGAACACCGGCAGCAGTCCCGCGTGGTGGGCTGCGACACCGCGCTCCAGGGCGTGGACCCAGAAGTGGAAGCCCAGAACCCCAAGGTCGCCGGCCGGGATGTCGGCGGTGCGCCGCTCGATCACCTTTCGGATGCGGGCCGCCTCCGCCTCGGTGGTCAGGTCCACCCCAGCGCTCACCACCTGGTGGACGGCCTGCTCGCACCCTGCCCGGGAGAAGACGAAGACGATGGCGGGCAGCAGTCTCGCCTCCCCCAGGGCCTTGACGACCTGCAGCCGCGAGGGAGGCTTCAGCCGCGCCGTGCGGGCACCGCCCTCGCCGCGGCGGGGAGCGCGTCCCCCGCCCGCGGAGCGCTTCCAGGGCTGCTGGTCCCGAGCGGAGCCGCCACCGCGGCTGCGGTAGCTGTTCTTGGAGGCACCCCCGGACGCCGCCGCACGGCGGGCCTGCTTGACGGCCTTGAGCAGCTCGGGGTTGAGCGGAGGCTGCACAGACTGATCTGAGCGCTGTGGCTGCTCCGACTGCGCCGTATCGGACTCAGCGGGCTCGGCGACATCCACAGGACGGGAGTACAGGGGCAGGAGCCGGCGTCCGACCATCATGTGCTGAGTCAGCGGGACGGGGCGCTCCTCGGAGACGACGACGGCGGTCCTGCCCCGCACCTGGCCGAGCCAGTCGCCGAACTCCTCGGCGTTGGACACCGTGGCGGACAGGGAGATCACCTGGACCTCGGCCGGCAGGTGGATGATGACCTCCTCCCACACCGGGCCGCGGAAGCGGTCGGCGAGGTAGTGAACCTCGTCCATGACCACGAATCCCAGCCGATTCAGGTCACGTGAGCCCGAGTAGAGCATGTTGCGCAGCACCTCGGTGGTCATGACCACGACCTCCGCATGGGGGTTGACCGAGATGTCACCGGTGAGCAGCCCCACCTTCTCCTCGCCGTGGCGGGCCACGAGGTCCAGGTACTTCTGATTGCTCAGTGCTTTGATCGGCGTGGTGTAGAAGGTCTTGAGGCCCCGGACCAGGCCCAGGTGGACGGCGAACTCCCCCACCACCGTCTTGCCTGCGCCCGTCGGAGCCGCGACGAGGACTCCCTCGCCTCTCTCGACGGCGGTGCAGGCCTCCTCCTGGAAGGGGTCGAGCGGGAAGTCGTAGCCCCGGGCGAAGCGGGCGAGCTCACTGCTGGCGGCGGCCTGTCGACGACGAGA from Actinomyces sp. Marseille-P3109 encodes:
- a CDS encoding DEAD/DEAH box helicase, which produces MSSPAERYAASRRRQAAASSELARFARGYDFPLDPFQEEACTAVERGEGVLVAAPTGAGKTVVGEFAVHLGLVRGLKTFYTTPIKALSNQKYLDLVARHGEEKVGLLTGDISVNPHAEVVVMTTEVLRNMLYSGSRDLNRLGFVVMDEVHYLADRFRGPVWEEVIIHLPAEVQVISLSATVSNAEEFGDWLGQVRGRTAVVVSEERPVPLTQHMMVGRRLLPLYSRPVDVAEPAESDTAQSEQPQRSDQSVQPPLNPELLKAVKQARRAAASGGASKNSYRSRGGGSARDQQPWKRSAGGGRAPRRGEGGARTARLKPPSRLQVVKALGEARLLPAIVFVFSRAGCEQAVHQVVSAGVDLTTEAEAARIRKVIERRTADIPAGDLGVLGFHFWVHALERGVAAHHAGLLPVFKETVEELFSAGLVKVVYATETLALGINMPARTVVLESLRKWNGSAHVTLSPGEYTQLTGRAGRRGIDVEGHAVVLAADDVEPATVSSLASRRTYPLVSAFRPTYNMAVNLLERMPRARAREVLEESFAQFQADRGVVELAAQARRKRRSLEGLEKDMTCRLGDFREYAALRQTIADAEADLSRDKTAARRSETGRTMSALGRGDVIVFRKGRRRRHGIVLEVGADRTGTPTITVLGEDSRVVALTPDTAPDGVMRVGALRVADSVDPHRPRDRDRLVQRLVDALRSGDLEDGTRRTRTRSSRAQARRDSAIENLERLRHEMRSHPCHGCPDREEHARVGRRWSRAKAEAERLQRRIETRTGTIARLFDAVCEVLLELGYLRPVDRGHPERELRVTGAGKVLARIYAERDLLIAECLRTSIFESLSASELAGALSACVYEPRLSAQSIGLPVAPGSRLGQCLRAQLGVSHRIHDLESLARIEASSGAEPALAGAVQAWCDGAQLADILDATELTAGDFVRWCKQLLDVVGQIASLSPPPDATPEQARAVTNLSMRAAEASLDLNRGVVSWSAV